From Coffea arabica cultivar ET-39 chromosome 10e, Coffea Arabica ET-39 HiFi, whole genome shotgun sequence, one genomic window encodes:
- the LOC113712529 gene encoding lysophospholipid acyltransferase LPEAT1 isoform X3, with protein sequence MESELKTLNPNPAQIQPTQRSPPVDDNLTKDDRPLLKPEPVPPGPTQNPATTTAPDIEELEKKYAAYVRRDVYGVMGRGDLPWVEKLLLGLALVTLVPLRLVSGLTVLVLYYFICRICTAFLAPNREDEQEDYAHMGGWRRAVIVQTGRFCSRALLFIFGFYWISETHRDIVDVSFNGKFGTQVSFSVAEVWTILDEKCDKVWSLMSCINLFDWKQLGYSGTHKLSTLTESKDQSQDSARPGVIVSNHVSYLDILYHMSSSFPSFVAKRSVAKLPLVGLISKCLGCVYVQRESKSSDFKGVSGIVNDRIKEAHQDKNAPMMMLFPEGTTTNGDFLLPFKTGAFLAKAPVLPVILRYPYQRFSPAWDSISGVRHVFFLLCQFVNYMEVTKLPVYHPSQQEKDDPRLYAENVRRLMAHEGGLVLSDIGLAEKRVYHAALNGVFCQQ encoded by the exons ATGGAGTCCGAGCTGAAAACCCTTAACCCGAATCCAGCTCAAATTCAACCTACCCAGCGGTCCCCACCCGTCGATGATAACTTAACAAAAGATGACCGCCCGCTTCTCAAACCCGAACCTGTGCCCCCCGGCCCGACCCAGAACCCAGCCACCACGACCGCCCCTGACATTGAAGAGCTGGAGAAGAAGTATGCCGCCTACGTCAGGCGCGATGTTTATGGGGTAATGGGTCGGGGCGATTTGCCCTGGGTGGAGAAGCTGCTCCTGGGTTTGGCCCTGGTGACGCTGGTGCCTTTGAGGCTGGTGTCTGGGTTGACGGTGCTGGTGCTTTATTACTTCATTTGTAGGATTTGTACAGCGTTTTTGGCTCCGAATCGGGAGGATGAGCAGGAGGATTATGCTCACATGGGTGGGTGGAGGAGGGCTGTGATCGTCCAAACCGGGAGATTTTGTTCTCGGGCTCTGCTTTTTATTTTCGGGTTTTATTGGATTAGCGAAACTCATCGGGACATCGTGGATGTTAGTTTCAATGGGAAGTTTGGTACCCAGGTATCCTTTTCG GTTGCTGAAGTGTGGACTATTTTGGATGAGAAATGTGATAAAGTTTGGAGCTTGATGTCATGCATTAATCTCTTTGACTGGAAACAGTTAGGATATTCAGGAACTCACAAGCTGTCAACTTTG ACTGAGTCGAAGGATCAATCACAAGATTCTGCAAGACCTGGAGTGATCGTTTCAAATCATGTGTCTTATTTGGATATCTTGTACCACATGTCATCTTCTTTTCCCAGCTTTGTTGCCAAG AGATCAGTGGCTAAACTTCCTCTAGTTGGTCTCATCAG CAAATGCCTTGGTTGTGTCTATGTCCAACGGGAGTCGAAATCATCCGACTTCAAAGGTGTCTCAG GTATTGTTAATGACAGAATTAAGGAAGCTCATCAGGATAAGAATGCCCCTATGATGATGCTCTTTCCAG AAGGCACAACAACTAATGGAGACTTCCTCCTTCCATTTAAAACTGGTGCCTTTTTGGCAAAAGCTCCTGTGCTCCCGGTTATTTTAAGGTATCCATACCAGAGATTCAGTCCTGCCTGGGACTCCATTTCTGGA GTGAGACATGTATTTTTCCTTCTCTGCCAATTTGTAAATTACATGGAGGTGACAAAGCTACCTGTGTATCACCCATCGCAGCAAGAGAAGGATGATCCAAGGCTTTATGCAGAAAACGTCAGGAGGTTAATGGCTCATGAG GGTGGTTTAGTGCTCTCAGATATTGGCTTGGCTGAGAAACGAGTATATCATGCTGCTCTCAATG GTGTATTTTGTCAACAGTAA
- the LOC113712529 gene encoding lysophospholipid acyltransferase LPEAT1 isoform X1 yields MESELKTLNPNPAQIQPTQRSPPVDDNLTKDDRPLLKPEPVPPGPTQNPATTTAPDIEELEKKYAAYVRRDVYGVMGRGDLPWVEKLLLGLALVTLVPLRLVSGLTVLVLYYFICRICTAFLAPNREDEQEDYAHMGGWRRAVIVQTGRFCSRALLFIFGFYWISETHRDIVDVSFNGKFGTQVSFSVAEVWTILDEKCDKVWSLMSCINLFDWKQLGYSGTHKLSTLTESKDQSQDSARPGVIVSNHVSYLDILYHMSSSFPSFVAKRSVAKLPLVGLISKCLGCVYVQRESKSSDFKGVSGIVNDRIKEAHQDKNAPMMMLFPEGTTTNGDFLLPFKTGAFLAKAPVLPVILRYPYQRFSPAWDSISGVRHVFFLLCQFVNYMEVTKLPVYHPSQQEKDDPRLYAENVRRLMAHEGGLVLSDIGLAEKRVYHAALNGNTSIPTVLHQKDD; encoded by the exons ATGGAGTCCGAGCTGAAAACCCTTAACCCGAATCCAGCTCAAATTCAACCTACCCAGCGGTCCCCACCCGTCGATGATAACTTAACAAAAGATGACCGCCCGCTTCTCAAACCCGAACCTGTGCCCCCCGGCCCGACCCAGAACCCAGCCACCACGACCGCCCCTGACATTGAAGAGCTGGAGAAGAAGTATGCCGCCTACGTCAGGCGCGATGTTTATGGGGTAATGGGTCGGGGCGATTTGCCCTGGGTGGAGAAGCTGCTCCTGGGTTTGGCCCTGGTGACGCTGGTGCCTTTGAGGCTGGTGTCTGGGTTGACGGTGCTGGTGCTTTATTACTTCATTTGTAGGATTTGTACAGCGTTTTTGGCTCCGAATCGGGAGGATGAGCAGGAGGATTATGCTCACATGGGTGGGTGGAGGAGGGCTGTGATCGTCCAAACCGGGAGATTTTGTTCTCGGGCTCTGCTTTTTATTTTCGGGTTTTATTGGATTAGCGAAACTCATCGGGACATCGTGGATGTTAGTTTCAATGGGAAGTTTGGTACCCAGGTATCCTTTTCG GTTGCTGAAGTGTGGACTATTTTGGATGAGAAATGTGATAAAGTTTGGAGCTTGATGTCATGCATTAATCTCTTTGACTGGAAACAGTTAGGATATTCAGGAACTCACAAGCTGTCAACTTTG ACTGAGTCGAAGGATCAATCACAAGATTCTGCAAGACCTGGAGTGATCGTTTCAAATCATGTGTCTTATTTGGATATCTTGTACCACATGTCATCTTCTTTTCCCAGCTTTGTTGCCAAG AGATCAGTGGCTAAACTTCCTCTAGTTGGTCTCATCAG CAAATGCCTTGGTTGTGTCTATGTCCAACGGGAGTCGAAATCATCCGACTTCAAAGGTGTCTCAG GTATTGTTAATGACAGAATTAAGGAAGCTCATCAGGATAAGAATGCCCCTATGATGATGCTCTTTCCAG AAGGCACAACAACTAATGGAGACTTCCTCCTTCCATTTAAAACTGGTGCCTTTTTGGCAAAAGCTCCTGTGCTCCCGGTTATTTTAAGGTATCCATACCAGAGATTCAGTCCTGCCTGGGACTCCATTTCTGGA GTGAGACATGTATTTTTCCTTCTCTGCCAATTTGTAAATTACATGGAGGTGACAAAGCTACCTGTGTATCACCCATCGCAGCAAGAGAAGGATGATCCAAGGCTTTATGCAGAAAACGTCAGGAGGTTAATGGCTCATGAG GGTGGTTTAGTGCTCTCAGATATTGGCTTGGCTGAGAAACGAGTATATCATGCTGCTCTCAATGGTAATACTAGCATACCTACTGTTTTGCATCAGAAAGACGATTGA
- the LOC113710918 gene encoding chaperonin-like RbcX protein 2, chloroplastic gives MVGPLSLVASPITDSHGCPCLCLDALPSCNLSSGDLITSRNLVTSRRHMPRPTGSLELSSPFLDSVKALSGGWSLGEQRKNRSLKIVSEVAGQYEENFADVKASILNFFTYKAVRTVMNQLSEMNPPQYRWFNDYVAANKPRDGKRFIRSLAKEKRELAERVMVTRLYLYGKWIKKCDHAAIYKEISDQNLELMRERLIETVIWPSDDTNTEKIG, from the exons ATGGTCGGACCATTATCTCTTGTTGCTTCACCAATCACTGATTCACATGGATGTCCATGCTTGTGTTTGGATGCTCTGCCTTCATGCAACTTGAGTAGTGGAGATCTGATTACGAGTAGGAATTTAGTTACTAGTAGAAGGCATATGCCGAGACCTACTGGATCATTGGAGCTGAGTAGCCCTTTTCTTGATTCAGTAAAAGCTCTATCTGGTGGTTGGAGTTTGGGAGAGCAGAGGAAGAACAGGAGTTTGAAGATTGTAAGTGAAGTGGCCGGACAATACGAGGAAAACTTTGCTGATGTAAAAGCT TCAATTCTTAACTTTTTCACATACAAAGCTGTGAGGACTGTTATGAACCAGCTCTCTGAGATGAACCCTCCACAATACCGATGGTTTAATGA TTATGTTGCTGCAAATAAGCCTCGTGATGGGAAGCGATTCATCCGCAGCCTGGCAAAG GAGAAGCGTGAACTCGCAGAAAGAGTGATGGTAACACGACTTTACCTGTACGGAAAATGGATTAAG aAATGTGACCATGCTGCAATATACAAAGAAATCTCTGATCAAAATTTGGAGTTGATGCGAGAGCGGCTCATAGAGACAGTAATCTGGCCTTCTGATGATACAAACACTGAGAAGATTGGATGA
- the LOC113712529 gene encoding lysophospholipid acyltransferase LPEAT1 isoform X4, with protein sequence MESELKTLNPNPAQIQPTQRSPPVDDNLTKDDRPLLKPEPVPPGPTQNPATTTAPDIEELEKKYAAYVRRDVYGVMGRGDLPWVEKLLLGLALVTLVPLRLVSGLTVLVLYYFICRICTAFLAPNREDEQEDYAHMGGWRRAVIVQTGRFCSRALLFIFGFYWISETHRDIVDVSFNGKFGTQVSFSTESKDQSQDSARPGVIVSNHVSYLDILYHMSSSFPSFVAKRSVAKLPLVGLISKCLGCVYVQRESKSSDFKGVSGIVNDRIKEAHQDKNAPMMMLFPEGTTTNGDFLLPFKTGAFLAKAPVLPVILRYPYQRFSPAWDSISGVRHVFFLLCQFVNYMEVTKLPVYHPSQQEKDDPRLYAENVRRLMAHEGGLVLSDIGLAEKRVYHAALNGNTSIPTVLHQKDD encoded by the exons ATGGAGTCCGAGCTGAAAACCCTTAACCCGAATCCAGCTCAAATTCAACCTACCCAGCGGTCCCCACCCGTCGATGATAACTTAACAAAAGATGACCGCCCGCTTCTCAAACCCGAACCTGTGCCCCCCGGCCCGACCCAGAACCCAGCCACCACGACCGCCCCTGACATTGAAGAGCTGGAGAAGAAGTATGCCGCCTACGTCAGGCGCGATGTTTATGGGGTAATGGGTCGGGGCGATTTGCCCTGGGTGGAGAAGCTGCTCCTGGGTTTGGCCCTGGTGACGCTGGTGCCTTTGAGGCTGGTGTCTGGGTTGACGGTGCTGGTGCTTTATTACTTCATTTGTAGGATTTGTACAGCGTTTTTGGCTCCGAATCGGGAGGATGAGCAGGAGGATTATGCTCACATGGGTGGGTGGAGGAGGGCTGTGATCGTCCAAACCGGGAGATTTTGTTCTCGGGCTCTGCTTTTTATTTTCGGGTTTTATTGGATTAGCGAAACTCATCGGGACATCGTGGATGTTAGTTTCAATGGGAAGTTTGGTACCCAGGTATCCTTTTCG ACTGAGTCGAAGGATCAATCACAAGATTCTGCAAGACCTGGAGTGATCGTTTCAAATCATGTGTCTTATTTGGATATCTTGTACCACATGTCATCTTCTTTTCCCAGCTTTGTTGCCAAG AGATCAGTGGCTAAACTTCCTCTAGTTGGTCTCATCAG CAAATGCCTTGGTTGTGTCTATGTCCAACGGGAGTCGAAATCATCCGACTTCAAAGGTGTCTCAG GTATTGTTAATGACAGAATTAAGGAAGCTCATCAGGATAAGAATGCCCCTATGATGATGCTCTTTCCAG AAGGCACAACAACTAATGGAGACTTCCTCCTTCCATTTAAAACTGGTGCCTTTTTGGCAAAAGCTCCTGTGCTCCCGGTTATTTTAAGGTATCCATACCAGAGATTCAGTCCTGCCTGGGACTCCATTTCTGGA GTGAGACATGTATTTTTCCTTCTCTGCCAATTTGTAAATTACATGGAGGTGACAAAGCTACCTGTGTATCACCCATCGCAGCAAGAGAAGGATGATCCAAGGCTTTATGCAGAAAACGTCAGGAGGTTAATGGCTCATGAG GGTGGTTTAGTGCTCTCAGATATTGGCTTGGCTGAGAAACGAGTATATCATGCTGCTCTCAATGGTAATACTAGCATACCTACTGTTTTGCATCAGAAAGACGATTGA
- the LOC113712530 gene encoding deSI-like protein At4g17486, translated as MTLGSKKGWKSIVPLRLKGKSTPRFCLFSKVKPANYGPGKTPVYLNVYDLTPMNGYVYWAGLGIFHSGVEVHGVEYAFGAHDYPSSGVFEVEPRQCPGFKFRKSIFIGTTSLDAAQVREFMERQAASYNGDTYHLIVKNCNHFCKDICYKLTGRKIPKWVNRLAKLGSTFNCILPESLKISPVRHDPNYQEDDNEKRRLRSSFSCLSSISTRQKQLSTSSLFLQSPLKGCLPPWELRKFNNGSLKER; from the exons ATGACATTAGGATCAAAGAAAGGATGGAAGTCGATAGTGCCCCTCCGTCTAAAAGGCAAATCAACTCCCCGCTTTTGTTTGTTCTCCAAGGTGAAGCCTGCTAATTATGGCCCTGGAAAGACACCAGTTTATCTAAACGTGTATGACTTGACACCTATGAATGGCTATGTGTATTGGGCTGGCTTAGGTATATTTCATTCTGGTGTTGAAG TTCATGGTGTGGAATATGCATTTGGGGCTCACGATTATCCATCAAGTGGTGTCTTTGAAGTTGAACCTCGGCAGTGCCCAGGCTTCAAGTTTAGAAAGTCAATATTCATTGGGACCACATCCCTGGATGCCGCCCAGGTCAGGGAGTTTATGGAGAGGCAAGCTGCAAGCTACAATGGTGATACATATCACTTGATTGTCAAGAACTGCAATCATTTCTGTAAGGACATATGCTACAAACTTACTGGGAGAAAGATTCCAAAATGGGTCAACCGATTAGCAAAATTAG GTTCTACCTTCAATTGCATTCTGCCAGAATCTCTGAAAATATCTCCCGTACGACATGATCCAAATTACCAAGAAGATGATAATGAGAAGAGAAGGCTCAGAAGTTCTTTCAGTTGTTTGTCGTCAATCTCAACACGGCAGAAGCAGTTGTCTACATCTTCACTATTTCTACAATCCCCTTTAAAAGGCTGCTTACCACCATGGGAATTGAGGAAGTTTAACAATGGTTCACTCAAGGAACGATGA
- the LOC113712529 gene encoding lysophospholipid acyltransferase LPEAT1 isoform X2, whose protein sequence is MESELKTLNPNPAQIQPTQRSPPVDDNLTKDDRPLLKPEPVPPGPTQNPATTTAPDIEELEKKYAAYVRRDVYGVMGRGDLPWVEKLLLGLALVTLVPLRLVSGLTVLVLYYFICRICTAFLAPNREDEQEDYAHMGGWRRAVIVQTGRFCSRALLFIFGFYWISETHRDIVDVSFNGKFGTQVAEVWTILDEKCDKVWSLMSCINLFDWKQLGYSGTHKLSTLTESKDQSQDSARPGVIVSNHVSYLDILYHMSSSFPSFVAKRSVAKLPLVGLISKCLGCVYVQRESKSSDFKGVSGIVNDRIKEAHQDKNAPMMMLFPEGTTTNGDFLLPFKTGAFLAKAPVLPVILRYPYQRFSPAWDSISGVRHVFFLLCQFVNYMEVTKLPVYHPSQQEKDDPRLYAENVRRLMAHEGGLVLSDIGLAEKRVYHAALNGNTSIPTVLHQKDD, encoded by the exons ATGGAGTCCGAGCTGAAAACCCTTAACCCGAATCCAGCTCAAATTCAACCTACCCAGCGGTCCCCACCCGTCGATGATAACTTAACAAAAGATGACCGCCCGCTTCTCAAACCCGAACCTGTGCCCCCCGGCCCGACCCAGAACCCAGCCACCACGACCGCCCCTGACATTGAAGAGCTGGAGAAGAAGTATGCCGCCTACGTCAGGCGCGATGTTTATGGGGTAATGGGTCGGGGCGATTTGCCCTGGGTGGAGAAGCTGCTCCTGGGTTTGGCCCTGGTGACGCTGGTGCCTTTGAGGCTGGTGTCTGGGTTGACGGTGCTGGTGCTTTATTACTTCATTTGTAGGATTTGTACAGCGTTTTTGGCTCCGAATCGGGAGGATGAGCAGGAGGATTATGCTCACATGGGTGGGTGGAGGAGGGCTGTGATCGTCCAAACCGGGAGATTTTGTTCTCGGGCTCTGCTTTTTATTTTCGGGTTTTATTGGATTAGCGAAACTCATCGGGACATCGTGGATGTTAGTTTCAATGGGAAGTTTGGTACCCAG GTTGCTGAAGTGTGGACTATTTTGGATGAGAAATGTGATAAAGTTTGGAGCTTGATGTCATGCATTAATCTCTTTGACTGGAAACAGTTAGGATATTCAGGAACTCACAAGCTGTCAACTTTG ACTGAGTCGAAGGATCAATCACAAGATTCTGCAAGACCTGGAGTGATCGTTTCAAATCATGTGTCTTATTTGGATATCTTGTACCACATGTCATCTTCTTTTCCCAGCTTTGTTGCCAAG AGATCAGTGGCTAAACTTCCTCTAGTTGGTCTCATCAG CAAATGCCTTGGTTGTGTCTATGTCCAACGGGAGTCGAAATCATCCGACTTCAAAGGTGTCTCAG GTATTGTTAATGACAGAATTAAGGAAGCTCATCAGGATAAGAATGCCCCTATGATGATGCTCTTTCCAG AAGGCACAACAACTAATGGAGACTTCCTCCTTCCATTTAAAACTGGTGCCTTTTTGGCAAAAGCTCCTGTGCTCCCGGTTATTTTAAGGTATCCATACCAGAGATTCAGTCCTGCCTGGGACTCCATTTCTGGA GTGAGACATGTATTTTTCCTTCTCTGCCAATTTGTAAATTACATGGAGGTGACAAAGCTACCTGTGTATCACCCATCGCAGCAAGAGAAGGATGATCCAAGGCTTTATGCAGAAAACGTCAGGAGGTTAATGGCTCATGAG GGTGGTTTAGTGCTCTCAGATATTGGCTTGGCTGAGAAACGAGTATATCATGCTGCTCTCAATGGTAATACTAGCATACCTACTGTTTTGCATCAGAAAGACGATTGA
- the LOC113711835 gene encoding peroxisomal membrane protein 11A-like: MEAKASPPSSSQNPISKNRDFLLRLEAYLARRDGVDKLLKISRYATKIILASSFLSDGQTITPRLKSFESSVGLSRKAFRLGKFVQDVNALRSSCFSSHQDLIFSIIAYGGEGLYYFIEQFVWLAKAGLIDKKNLSRLQKMSAWLEFIGYIGSVSLKVRELKRINEDEACLISIVKISGLRGIGCAEELEKLRKLKEKKLLKRLSVVQDLADSLMALADVRDGKGRLSAPLLISSAGLLSAIISTHKNWISC; the protein is encoded by the coding sequence ATGGAAGCAAAAGCATCGCCTCCGTCGTCTTCGCAAAATCCAATTTCCAAAAATCGAGACTTTTTGCTTCGACTCGAAGCCTACTTAGCCAGACGCGATGGAGTCGATAAGCTATTGAAAATCTCAAGATACGCTACAAAAATCATCCTGGCATCTTCCTTTTTATCCGACGGCCAGACCATTACTCCCCGGCTCAAATCATTCGAGTCCAGCGTCGGCCTCAGTCGGAAAGCCTTTCGCCTAGGTAAATTCGTCCAAGATGTTAATGCCCTTCGCTCTTCTTGCTTTTCATCCCATCAAGATTTGATCTTTTCGATCATTGCTTATGGAGGAGAGGGATTGTACTATTTTATCGAACAGTTTGTTTGGCTAGCTAAGGCGGGTCTGATTGATAAGAAGAATTTGAGTCGGTTGCAGAAAATGAGTGCTTGGTTAGAGTTTATTGGGTATATTGGGAGTGTGAGTCTGAAGGTGAGGGAATTGAAGAGGATCAATGAAGATGAGGCTTGTTTGATTTCGATTGTAAAGATTTCTGGGCTGAGGGGAATCGGTTGTGCCGAGGAACTGGAGAAGTTGAGGAAGCTAAAGGAGAAGAAGTTGTTGAAGAGGCTTTCCGTTGTTCAAGATTTGGCTGATAGTTTGATGGCTTTGGCTGATGTTCGTGATGGTAAAGGAAGGCTGTCGGCTCCTCTCTTGATTTCGTCAGCTGGGCTGTTGTCAGCTATCATTAGTACTCACAAAAATTGGATTTCTTGCTAG
- the LOC113712529 gene encoding lysophospholipid acyltransferase LPEAT1 isoform X6, translated as MESELKTLNPNPAQIQPTQRSPPVDDNLTKDDRPLLKPEPVPPGPTQNPATTTAPDIEELEKKYAAYVRRDVYGVMGRGDLPWVEKLLLGLALVTLVPLRLVSGLTVLVLYYFICRICTAFLAPNREDEQEDYAHMGGWRRAVIVQTGRFCSRALLFIFGFYWISETHRDIVDVSFNGKFGTQTESKDQSQDSARPGVIVSNHVSYLDILYHMSSSFPSFVAKRSVAKLPLVGLISKCLGCVYVQRESKSSDFKGVSGIVNDRIKEAHQDKNAPMMMLFPEGTTTNGDFLLPFKTGAFLAKAPVLPVILRYPYQRFSPAWDSISGVRHVFFLLCQFVNYMEVTKLPVYHPSQQEKDDPRLYAENVRRLMAHEGGLVLSDIGLAEKRVYHAALNGVFCQQ; from the exons ATGGAGTCCGAGCTGAAAACCCTTAACCCGAATCCAGCTCAAATTCAACCTACCCAGCGGTCCCCACCCGTCGATGATAACTTAACAAAAGATGACCGCCCGCTTCTCAAACCCGAACCTGTGCCCCCCGGCCCGACCCAGAACCCAGCCACCACGACCGCCCCTGACATTGAAGAGCTGGAGAAGAAGTATGCCGCCTACGTCAGGCGCGATGTTTATGGGGTAATGGGTCGGGGCGATTTGCCCTGGGTGGAGAAGCTGCTCCTGGGTTTGGCCCTGGTGACGCTGGTGCCTTTGAGGCTGGTGTCTGGGTTGACGGTGCTGGTGCTTTATTACTTCATTTGTAGGATTTGTACAGCGTTTTTGGCTCCGAATCGGGAGGATGAGCAGGAGGATTATGCTCACATGGGTGGGTGGAGGAGGGCTGTGATCGTCCAAACCGGGAGATTTTGTTCTCGGGCTCTGCTTTTTATTTTCGGGTTTTATTGGATTAGCGAAACTCATCGGGACATCGTGGATGTTAGTTTCAATGGGAAGTTTGGTACCCAG ACTGAGTCGAAGGATCAATCACAAGATTCTGCAAGACCTGGAGTGATCGTTTCAAATCATGTGTCTTATTTGGATATCTTGTACCACATGTCATCTTCTTTTCCCAGCTTTGTTGCCAAG AGATCAGTGGCTAAACTTCCTCTAGTTGGTCTCATCAG CAAATGCCTTGGTTGTGTCTATGTCCAACGGGAGTCGAAATCATCCGACTTCAAAGGTGTCTCAG GTATTGTTAATGACAGAATTAAGGAAGCTCATCAGGATAAGAATGCCCCTATGATGATGCTCTTTCCAG AAGGCACAACAACTAATGGAGACTTCCTCCTTCCATTTAAAACTGGTGCCTTTTTGGCAAAAGCTCCTGTGCTCCCGGTTATTTTAAGGTATCCATACCAGAGATTCAGTCCTGCCTGGGACTCCATTTCTGGA GTGAGACATGTATTTTTCCTTCTCTGCCAATTTGTAAATTACATGGAGGTGACAAAGCTACCTGTGTATCACCCATCGCAGCAAGAGAAGGATGATCCAAGGCTTTATGCAGAAAACGTCAGGAGGTTAATGGCTCATGAG GGTGGTTTAGTGCTCTCAGATATTGGCTTGGCTGAGAAACGAGTATATCATGCTGCTCTCAATG GTGTATTTTGTCAACAGTAA
- the LOC113712529 gene encoding lysophospholipid acyltransferase LPEAT1 isoform X5 has protein sequence MESELKTLNPNPAQIQPTQRSPPVDDNLTKDDRPLLKPEPVPPGPTQNPATTTAPDIEELEKKYAAYVRRDVYGVMGRGDLPWVEKLLLGLALVTLVPLRLVSGLTVLVLYYFICRICTAFLAPNREDEQEDYAHMGGWRRAVIVQTGRFCSRALLFIFGFYWISETHRDIVDVSFNGKFGTQTESKDQSQDSARPGVIVSNHVSYLDILYHMSSSFPSFVAKRSVAKLPLVGLISKCLGCVYVQRESKSSDFKGVSGIVNDRIKEAHQDKNAPMMMLFPEGTTTNGDFLLPFKTGAFLAKAPVLPVILRYPYQRFSPAWDSISGVRHVFFLLCQFVNYMEVTKLPVYHPSQQEKDDPRLYAENVRRLMAHEGGLVLSDIGLAEKRVYHAALNGNTSIPTVLHQKDD, from the exons ATGGAGTCCGAGCTGAAAACCCTTAACCCGAATCCAGCTCAAATTCAACCTACCCAGCGGTCCCCACCCGTCGATGATAACTTAACAAAAGATGACCGCCCGCTTCTCAAACCCGAACCTGTGCCCCCCGGCCCGACCCAGAACCCAGCCACCACGACCGCCCCTGACATTGAAGAGCTGGAGAAGAAGTATGCCGCCTACGTCAGGCGCGATGTTTATGGGGTAATGGGTCGGGGCGATTTGCCCTGGGTGGAGAAGCTGCTCCTGGGTTTGGCCCTGGTGACGCTGGTGCCTTTGAGGCTGGTGTCTGGGTTGACGGTGCTGGTGCTTTATTACTTCATTTGTAGGATTTGTACAGCGTTTTTGGCTCCGAATCGGGAGGATGAGCAGGAGGATTATGCTCACATGGGTGGGTGGAGGAGGGCTGTGATCGTCCAAACCGGGAGATTTTGTTCTCGGGCTCTGCTTTTTATTTTCGGGTTTTATTGGATTAGCGAAACTCATCGGGACATCGTGGATGTTAGTTTCAATGGGAAGTTTGGTACCCAG ACTGAGTCGAAGGATCAATCACAAGATTCTGCAAGACCTGGAGTGATCGTTTCAAATCATGTGTCTTATTTGGATATCTTGTACCACATGTCATCTTCTTTTCCCAGCTTTGTTGCCAAG AGATCAGTGGCTAAACTTCCTCTAGTTGGTCTCATCAG CAAATGCCTTGGTTGTGTCTATGTCCAACGGGAGTCGAAATCATCCGACTTCAAAGGTGTCTCAG GTATTGTTAATGACAGAATTAAGGAAGCTCATCAGGATAAGAATGCCCCTATGATGATGCTCTTTCCAG AAGGCACAACAACTAATGGAGACTTCCTCCTTCCATTTAAAACTGGTGCCTTTTTGGCAAAAGCTCCTGTGCTCCCGGTTATTTTAAGGTATCCATACCAGAGATTCAGTCCTGCCTGGGACTCCATTTCTGGA GTGAGACATGTATTTTTCCTTCTCTGCCAATTTGTAAATTACATGGAGGTGACAAAGCTACCTGTGTATCACCCATCGCAGCAAGAGAAGGATGATCCAAGGCTTTATGCAGAAAACGTCAGGAGGTTAATGGCTCATGAG GGTGGTTTAGTGCTCTCAGATATTGGCTTGGCTGAGAAACGAGTATATCATGCTGCTCTCAATGGTAATACTAGCATACCTACTGTTTTGCATCAGAAAGACGATTGA